The following proteins come from a genomic window of Chaetodon auriga isolate fChaAug3 chromosome 16, fChaAug3.hap1, whole genome shotgun sequence:
- the plekhf1 gene encoding pleckstrin homology domain-containing family F member 1: MMNKVTFEKQNLVRIQAVESSFGAAGRPLCKPGRTLIGQGRLLKQGRRKPQPKVFFLFNDVLVYGSIILNGRWYKNQKIIPLEDIQQEDMEDGVEMRNQWLIRTPCKSFFVSAPSVEEKRAWMEHIEDCRSSLLQGGSRQPGSTFAVTWIPDRAAFRCMRCFNKFSPTKRRHHCRKCGFLVCNSCSKQRAVIDHIHPTKKQRICTLCHSGSEEDEMPRQRGDSTGKCSSEEDDGTASSDEEEGDGMIQSCAQSSWVDSQMCIWGQTGTYAYPKPMHLRPQ, from the exons ATGATGAACAAGGTGACGTTTGAGAAGCAGAACCTTGTGCGTATTCAGGCAGTGGAGAGTTCGTTCGGTGCAGCAGGAAGGCCGCTATGCAAACCAGGTCGGACCCTGATTGGACAGGGACGTCTGCTGAAGCAGGGCCGGCGGAAGCCCCAGCCGAAGGTGTTCTTCCTCTTTAACGACGTGCTGGTGTACGGCAGCATCATTCTGAACGGCCGCTGGTACAAAAACCAGAAGATCATCCCTCTAG AGGACATCCAGcaggaggacatggaggacGGTGTGGAAATGAGGAACCAATGGCTGATCCGTACACCTTGCAAGTCCTTTTTTGTGTCCGCCCCTTCCGTTGAGGAGAAGCGGGCCTGGATGGAGCACATCGAAGACTGCCGCTCAAGCCTGCTGCAGGGAGGCAGCCGCCAACCTGGCTCCACCTTTGCTGTCACCTGGATTCCAGATCGAGCCGCCTTCAGATGCATGCGTTGCTTCAACAAGTTCAGTCCGACCAAACGCCGACACCACTGCCGAAAGTGTGGCTTTTTGGTCTGCAATTCGTGCTCCAAACAGCGAGCTGTGATAGACCACATTCACCCCACTAAGAAGCAGAGGATCTGCACACTTTGCCACAGTGGGAGTGAGGAAGATGAGATGCCTCGCCAAAGGGGAGACAGCACAGGAAAgtgcagctcagaggaggaCGATGGGACAGCatccagtgatgaagaggagggagatgggATGATTCAGAGCTGTGCACAAAGCAGCTGGGTGGACTCCCAAATGTGCATCTGGGGACAGACGGGCACCTATGCTTACCCAAAACCAATGCATCTGCGGCCCCAGTAA